In Mangifera indica cultivar Alphonso chromosome 7, CATAS_Mindica_2.1, whole genome shotgun sequence, the genomic window cGTTTTGACATAAAacgatataatttaaatacaatatttatatataattgtgttcGAGTTATGAAAGATTAATCAAACACAACTTGTTTACCATTTGtgtaaaaaatattcaactgaAACTTGTTTTTCGCATATCATGTTCATAACATAAATTGACAGCTTCAATAAAACCtttaataaaggccaaaagactatttcccacccaaattcaGACACTTACCATTGATTAACTtctgttagaatttttaattatagaaaatgataaaatcatcattttactactaaacttaaaagttaatattatttccttttaggttttaaaaactaacacttcaccacattctcaaagtttgaaaagttaatatttcacctttaggGTTTGTCTCCCTTCTTCGGCCATCACCATTCTGGTCAATGGCTAGCATTTTTCACCTATTTTTTAGATCTGACCACGAAGAATGACCACCCATCACCACAAAGAATGATGTTCGTCGTCTTTTCTCTAGATAACGAAATTTTGTCCTTCGTCCTCTAGACATGAAGGAAGCCACTGGAGAAGGAGAGAAACACTGAAGAGGGAAGCCACTAGGGGTGcaaaatcattttgtcaatttttaaaaccaaataaaaaatcatgaaccaaaatcgaaccgatttaaagattaatcaattttgaatcgAACTGAAAATACCAATTAATCAAACTGCATTTTTGGTTAACCAGTTTTTGAacccaattaaaaaaattatcatattttattattttttcaaattttttgaaaatatatttaatatatattaattttttgtttaaatttttaaaaacaggatttaaaaattagacaaaCTAGTAACCGaactgaaaaattaatttttctatatttttgaatcAGAATCccatctaatttttcaaataacctatttttcggtTTAATTCAGTTacttgataattttgaacacccctagaGGTTGCTATTAGCCAAATTGTTGGTCAGATTTGTTTTCCAAACCCTATGGGgaagaaaaattttttaaacttaatcttgagaaaattattagttttttaaactaaggtggaagttttatgtaattttatttattttaatattattaataaaataatgattgtACACTCTATGATTAACCGTTTTGGTTAAGTTTAACAGTTTAACCgtttataaatgagtatataaatatttaaaatatggtaaatgtgtttttaaaatagattaaaatttaggTAGAAAATACTgctttttatcatttaataaacgacaataatgttattatattatttaacccAAAAAAGTCAAAGACATTTAGCAACCCCTACACCAAAGCCAAATTGcccttttgaaattattttctgCCTTCAAATCCTTCGATGGGTCAAAGCCACAATTGTCTTTTTAtgttgatcaataaaaaatgtaaagtGATGCAACCTTTTCACTATGAAAAcaaattacaatatatatacttataataaatattaattcacatattaataataataatatatttattatataataatatattattatcaatcaaataattttaaattaaaaataaaataatatataattatataatgatatattgatattaatacttataagtttatataaataaagataaaaaaaatatttaattatatgaatatacccctatattttttttttttgaatctaGTGACTGATCACATGAACACTcgtaagttaaaagtttgatttttatatctcgttataaaaaatttaaactcatatttttttatatataaaacatttttttttattattcaaattactccaagttaatttaattaaattagactATTAATAAATGCATGCAGgttgaaaagaagaaacaaacaagCAAAATCACAGCAGGAAACACCTAATATCtgttaaaatttagtaaataataaagaaaaaacattgaaTTCATGCATGAAATGAGATAGCATAGATAAAAATTTTCGAAAAAGTTTTGCAGTAATTGAGGCATGGAAAAGATCATCTGCACATTAACTTCGCATTTAATGTCTTCACCAACATTTCCACATTTTGAGATGCTCTTGTTTTATGCCTTCTTTATTGCCTCTTTCTTCTCTCCATCTCCCTATTCACTCCCTCCCTGCACCTCTGAACCACCATTTCAGCTACCCTTCTTTCGCTTCCCTTTTCAGCAtcccttatttctttttcttcgtcttcactttctttttttctatttggtttttgtttatgAGTCCACATGCATGCATGGGAAGAAGAGGGATAACTGCGGTTTAAGGTCAGTTTTAGTCTTACTTGAAGTGGACCGTTGGCTTGGAACAGAAGTCAAGGAACGAAGTTTATGTTGGCTTCAAATGTGATCGAGTTCATGTTTGATCCAAtgttgtagaaaaaaaaaaaaagaacaagaatGTGTTTTTTAACGAGGGTTTTtgtgaaaaattgaaacttttgaTGATTTCTTATCTCTGGAAGTGTTGTTTTTGTGAGACTACGGTGACTTTCCAGCTTCTCTTTTGACTAAAGAAGGGATTTCTCATCCGGGTTTTTCGTAAGTGTGGCTGTATTAGTAGCTtctgttttgttgtttttagtCACATTCTCTCTTCCATTGATGTTTATTAACATGTAAGTTATGGTGTTTTCTCTCATTGTTCTCTTTTGAAGCTTGGGgtgaaaaatagaagaaaattgaGTTTCATTCTAGAAGGTGGTTTCTCTATGAACAAGTGTTTCTTCCGAATCTAAGCACTCAAGGATATTAGCTTTAGTTATCTGAATCTCAAACAAAGTTATGTAACTCTGAAGCCGTGTATTCTTAATCTGATTACATTCTTGGAGGCCAATTACTTAAGTACTATAAAGTCTGGCTGGGGGAATCTTTCATATTTGAACGATTGAATTGGTTGGTTTGATGGAAAATTTAAGCTTTGTGACAAGAGATTTCCCCATCTGGGTATTCAAAAGCAGCATTTGGAAAGCTGGATTTTTTGTgcttgttttggttttttcgaattttttGTGCTTAGTTTGTGGGCTAGGCTCAATGTCTTCAATTGCCAGTTCTTATGGTGAAAAAGGTGCGGTTTTCTGTGGCTTGAAGTCAGATGGCTCTCATATTGTGACTTGTTATGGATCCAATTCAGCAGTTATCTATGGCACTCCTTCTCATTTGCCATTTATAGGTCTAACTGCTGGTGATGGCTTTGTTTGTGGACTATTAATGGATACAAATCAGCCATATTGTTGGGGAAGTAGTGGCTATATTCAATTGGGAGTTCCTCAGCCTATACTCAAGGGAGCTGAATATGTTGAAATCAGTGCTGGTGATTATCATTTATGTGGTTTAAGAAAGCCCTTAACGGGAAAGTGGAGAAACTACTCATATGTGGATTGCTGGGGCTATAACATGACTAAAAACTATGTGTTTGATGGGCAGATTCAGTCGATTTCAGCTGGTTCAGAGTTCAATTGTGGCCTGTTTTCACAGAACAAGACTGTTCTATGTTGGGGAGATGAAACTAGTAGCAGAGTGATCAGCTTAATTCCCAAAGAAATGAAGTTTCAAAAGATTGCAGCTGGTGGTTTTCATGTTTGTGGGATTTTAGAAGGGGTGAATTCTAGAGCCTTTTGTTGGGGAAGAAGTATAGACATTGAAGAAGAAATCCCCGTGCCTTCTTCTGGTCAGATGAATGTTGATTTGCCTCCTAATGATCCAATGTTTTCCATTGTAGGAGGAAGGTTTCATGCTTGTGGAATTAAGCGCAATGATTATGGAGTTCTTTGTTGGCAGTTTGTTGTCAAACCAAACACACCGCCTCCTAGTGGCGTTAAGGTCTATGAGATTGCAGCTGGAGACTACTTCACTTGTGGAGTTCTTCAGGACAAGTCTTTGCATCCAGTTTGTTGGGGAGTTGAATTTCCAGCCTCTCTTCCTTTAGCAGTCTCTCCTGGCCTTTGCAAAACAACGCCTTGTGCTCCTGGTTCATATGAAATTAGTGATGAACATGCCCCTTGCAAGTCTCCAAATTCCCATGTTTGTTTGCCCTGCAGCAACAGTTGCCCTGCTGAAATGTATCAGAAGGCTGAATGCACTTTGAAATCAGATAGAGTTTGTGTTTACAATTGCTCAAGTTGTTCCTCAGTTGAATGCTTCTCAAATTGTTCTTCATTGCTCTACAATGGTGTTGCAGGGAAGAAGAATGAACGGTTTTGGTCAATGCAATTGCCGGTCATCGTTGCAGAGGTTTCCTTTGCTGTGTTTCTTGTAACTGTCATTTCTCTAACTGCTATTTTATACGTGAGGTACAAGTTAAGGAACTGTAATTGCTCAGCAAAAGGGTCATCAAAGTCGTGCAAAGGCAGTGGTGTTAATGCTTCCTACCAGAAGGATAATGGCAAAATTCAACCTGACTTGGATGAACTCAAGATAAGGAGAGCTCAAATGTTCAGTTATGAGGAACTTGAGAGAGCCACTGGGGGATTTAAGGAAGAATCCCAAGTGGGAAGGGGCAGTTTTTCTTGTGTTTACAAAGGGGTACTCACAGATGGGACAATTGTTGCGGTTAAAAAGGCGATAATGTCTTCAGATAAGCAGAAGAATTTGAAGGAATTCCACACAGAGTTAGATCTATTGTCGAGATTAAACCATGCACATTTGCTCAATCTGCTAGGCTATTGCGAAGAGGGTGGTGAAAGGCTTTTGGTGTATGAGTTTATGGCTCATGGCTCTTTGCACCAACATCTTCATGGGAAGAACAAGGCCTTAAAGGAGCAACTGGATTGGATTCGAAGGGTGACAATTGCAGTCCAAGCAGCAAGAGGGATTGAATATTTGCACGGATATGCCTGCCCGCCTGTTATTCATCGCGACATCAAGTCATCAAACATCCTTATCGATGAAGAACACAATGCTAGAGTTGCTGATTTTGGTCTCTCTCTGTTGGGACCTGCAGATAGTAGTTCCCCCCTAGCTGAGCTACCTGCTGGGACCCTTGGATATCTAGATCCTGAGTATTACAGGCTCCACTATCTTACAACCAAGTCTGATGTTTATAGCTTTGGGGTGTTGCTTCTGGAGATCCTTAGTGGGCGAAAAGCTATTGATATGCAATATGATGAAGGCAATATAGTTGAATGGGCAGTTCCTTTGATCAAAACCGGAGATTTATCTGCAATTCTTGATCCAGTCTTGAAGCCTCCACCTGATCTTGATGCCTTGAAAAGGATTGCAAATGTGGCCTGTAAATGTGTGAGGATGCGAGGAAAAGAGAGGCCATCAATGGATAAGGTAACAACAGCCCTCGAACGCGCACTCGCCCAACTGATGGGCAGCCCCTGCATTGAGCAACCAATTTTGCCTACTGAGGTGATTCTGGGGAGTAATAGATTGCATAAGAAATCATCACAGAGGTCTTCAAATCGATCAGCCTCTGAAACAACTGATGTAGCTGAAGCTGAAGATCAAAGATTTGAGTTTCGAGCTCCTTCATGGATAACCTTTCCAAGTGTTACATCTTCCCAGAGGAGAAAGTCATCAGTTTCAGAAGCAGATGTTGATGGTAAGAACTTGGAAGCAAGAAATATGGGCAACATGGGAAGTGTTGGAGATGGGTTGAAGAGCTTGGAGGAAGAGATTGGACCTGCTTCTCCTCAAGAAAACTTGTTCTTGCAGCACAATTTCTAACTTCATTCATTGTGATGGCTTTTGTTCAGCTTCCTGGTGGATGATTTGGTTGGAAAATTGACGAGGGAAACCGATTGAAAGGATGTACTTTTATGGATTACTAGTGCTACCATTGCTGTTTCTTCACTACTGCCAGCTCTTATTTATGGTTGTGAAGCAATTTCATATGGATTATGAGAAGAATGTTTACggccaataaaattatgttcacACATCTTTTAGTTTACAATTGagtatttatattatgtaattagtgttattttatctttaatttaaacttatggTGATACATTATATAAGTATTcaattatgtattataaaacTGTATAGGTATAACATTACTCGTGTGTGAAAAGTATGTTTATGAAgttatggaaaaaaataaattattgtacaaatatttattactaattaattaatgaaaaaattttcaaaattgagaaaGTTAATGGGAAATGGGAGGAAAATAGGGAGAgagtaattgatattaattagACCAAGCAAAGCAAGCTAGTTGTCACGAGTATGCGGTCCGCACATAAAATGGGTataagttttaagtttttagACTGGTACCCATGTAAGTAtaattttggccaaaggactatttcccacccaaagtatgctattaTTACAAAGTTCTttccttaactttgaaaatcttatttatccacttgtgaatggttaaaattaatggaactctaaccccttaaaattttatctctttttctcccgtaacccctaaaaactaaccattttctcctaaaccaaatttaaaaaaatagtattccccccctagggtttaattttcaatctttgacGCCAAATTCGATGCCATTGTTGACGATGAAGCTTTCCTAACGCACTACCAtgctccgacgacctctcttcCCTTCTTCTAAAACACCAATCAGCCTTGATCTGGTGTCGTCTTCGTTTGGAAAGTTAAAGAGCTTCGTTGGGAGATGAAGCTTTtcatcttcctagacgaagactaCGCCAGATTTGGGCTGATCGATGTTCTAAAGAAGGGAAGAGAGGCTGTCAGAGCATGGTGGTGCATCGAAAAAGTTTCGTCGTCGGTGATGACATCAAATTTGACGtcggagattgaaaactaaaccctaggaggggaatgctattttttaaaacttggcctagggggaaatggttagtttatAGGGGTTGGGAGGAAAactggattaaattttaatttatttttaatattatagataaaataacgattttatctttaaaccattaattttaaccgccCATGAGtgagtaaataagattttcaaagttaacggggggaaacttgagaaaacagcataccttgggtgggaaatagtcatttggccaataaTTTTTACAGTTAGGTCAGGTGCACCCATTTTACCCACACTGATATCGACACAGTTTGTATCCGATTTAGTCCATCCATTTGTCAAATCTAATATTAAtcctataatataattttgtaaattgacAAAAACATCCTTTATTTAGTTAAAACTAACGTTTAAATTTGACAAAGGATGAGAAAATATTACCTTGTTGATTCATGATAAGGGTAATATTGTCCGATTACTTGAAaagtttcaatttaaaaatataaaatatttataaagactaattttctaaaatttacattattaaATCTAGAAAATAAAGGTAATTTGTCAGTTCACTCTGAAACCctacattttctttaaataaaatagaactCTTTGTGTatgactattttttaaaattttaccttaacaatgtttttaaaatttagattgcACTTTCATCtagttatataaaaataaatccagtaattaaatcaaattaatcccaaattttataaatttttacactgAAACCAAAGCTGGGGTTCACTTAGACAGATTTTCCTTTAAGTTTTGGTCAAATCGGTTAAATCGATCAATCTGATCCAAAtttcatatcattatttttataaggTATTTGgttgaaaaagattaaaaattactcagataatttaatttttattatttacattactttatttgatttataagtaataaaatattataataatcaataatataagtAGTACACTTttatcttagatattaaaatattattaatataattttaattttattataactatatttttatttattaattttttagataaaaatagttttatttttaattaatataataaattatataaaaatattttaaaataattatatctaatgatatttaagtaaaataacatattagtattcttttattatctttaaccgaatctaataattaattatataccaattttaataaattttattaaaaataataataatttatatgtaataatctacaaagtaatttatcttcaagataatattttaattttgataataaaatattcaactaaacGCTCCCTCAAGTTAAATTGAGATGGGAGAGGGTAATTTTGTCCGTTcaattgaaaattgtcattGTTACAAAAATCAGATGTGGCTATTTTTCCAAAACTTTACGTTGCTCATCTTCTCCAACTTCGGTTCGGCTTACAAAAATTCTCCATCTGCAGAAAGCTTGAAGGTATTCATATGGCCCTTGCAATCAAATCGAACTCGATTAAATTCTCTTCTATTAATAAACTctgtttaatattttcttatctgCAACTTTCATTTCTGCTTAATTTCGTATTTTTCAACTCACTCATTCTTGTTTCTAGATTCGTCAATTGCTTAGTCTTGAGCGTTGTAGATGTTGGAGATATTGCTAGTGTTACagattttagaatttgaattgattctgttttaattttatttattgatttttatgcTGGATTTGATTTAGATCAGTCGAGAAGTATATTAAAAGTATGCAAATGCTGTAgaatttttgctttttatttcaGTCTTGTTTGTTTGTTGTAACTGAATTTCATGGAATAATGTTCGATTTGTGATCTGGTTTCTTTTAAGCAGTGACTTTTACACTATTGTTATAgctttttatttgattgatgtaCTTTTTGTTTATATTCAATTTCAGATTTGATTAATGACGTTAGATCCATATATGATTTCGAAGATATGTTGAGAAAATTTGTGCttgttgtaaaaaaataaaaatttctgcTTGATTTCGCGGTACTAAACTCATTCAGGTCTGATGTATTGAGTTGGTGGACTCAAATTCATGTTCCTAGATTCTTGAGTTGTTAATTGAGTTCATTGAAGCTGTCCTGTTTGGTCTTGTTTGTTACCATCTTTCTGTGTTTGTTGCGATTGAATTCCACATCAATTACCTTGATTTGTTGGAAATTCAGTTGGAGTAGTTAAGGtttcagctttttttttttttttttttggttctcaATTCTTGTTTTTTGCAGTGACTATTTCTAGCGATAGATCAATGTTTGTTTTGCCTTTTTTCCTAAattctttttatgtttgattGGTGATGTACTGGAAAGAGAGTTGGCTGAATTCTATACAGCTCAGGTCTTGAGATCCAAACCCCTTAATTCATAATGGAAACAGAAATTGGAGAGGAGGCCGCAATGTCGACTATCCTGCCTCTTGCCTCTGCCTCTCAGCAACCTTATGTCTCTGAACTCCTCTCTTTCACTCTTGATCGCCTCCACAAGGTATGGAGCTGCTCAGTTGGTTCCAGAAATTTGGTTTCTTGCAGCTTATGTACtgaatttaagttttaactGAAAGGAACCTGAGCTTCTTCGGGTAGATGCAGAGCGGATTCAAAGGCAAATGCAAGAGGTGGCTGTGGGGAACTACCGAGCATTTATAGCTGCAGCAGATGCATTGCTTGCAATTCGAGAGGAAGTGTCTTCTATTGATAGGCATCTCGAATCTCTGGTAATTTGAATTGTTGTTTGCTTATGTAGGTGCATTTATGACTTTGATTCAATGAGTATGAAGAATATATGAAGGACAGAAATATCGAATACTTATATACCGTTACAAGTTGCAGATCCAATCTATGAATGAAATCACCATAGATGGTCTGATTAACTTTGCAGTTTCCATGATTaaagaatataatgaaataaagaatACGTTGggacttgatttttttttttttcctttttgtcatTTGCAGATAACTGGATCCCCAAAACTGACCTCAGGTTGTACAGAATTTATCGAATCTGCTGAACAGATTTTggagaaaagaaagatgaaCCAAACACTGCTTGCAAATCACAGTACTTTGCTTGACTTGCTTGAAATTCCCCAGCTTATGGACACGTatgtgtttgaaaaaattatgaagattacttttttataaaatgaactAATGGCCAACATGGCCCCCAAGGTTACAAATGGTGCTTGCCATATAtacatcatatatttattttcaaaaccatCCATGCATTTTGTGCTATAACTTGTGTGTTTCATAAAGTTAATTTCcatgtttttttattctttagaaGGATCCCACTCATACCAGCACATATGCTATAAGTTGTTTATGATTTTCATGAAGATGGAACTTGCTTTGGTTGTTTATGGTTTGCTTGATTAACTTAAATGAAGCTTTCCTGCTTTCTGACCAGTACTTTATCTTTTTGACTTTATTATATGGATCTTCTCTTAccagaaaaaaaggaaaaaatatatgacatgtaGGATCCATATTTAGCCTACGAAGTTTATTCAAGTCCCTTGGCCTGacttttatttagaaaaataaattctgGTTTGTAATAACTAATGCTTTTTTGATGGGATCCCACTATAAGCTTTAATACTGCTGTCTAAATTGTGAATACTTGTGTGGTAAATCAAATATTAGATAGCTTCATT contains:
- the LOC123220910 gene encoding serine/threonine-protein kinase-like protein ACR4, with protein sequence MENLSFVTRDFPIWVFKSSIWKAGFFVLVLVFSNFLCLVCGLGSMSSIASSYGEKGAVFCGLKSDGSHIVTCYGSNSAVIYGTPSHLPFIGLTAGDGFVCGLLMDTNQPYCWGSSGYIQLGVPQPILKGAEYVEISAGDYHLCGLRKPLTGKWRNYSYVDCWGYNMTKNYVFDGQIQSISAGSEFNCGLFSQNKTVLCWGDETSSRVISLIPKEMKFQKIAAGGFHVCGILEGVNSRAFCWGRSIDIEEEIPVPSSGQMNVDLPPNDPMFSIVGGRFHACGIKRNDYGVLCWQFVVKPNTPPPSGVKVYEIAAGDYFTCGVLQDKSLHPVCWGVEFPASLPLAVSPGLCKTTPCAPGSYEISDEHAPCKSPNSHVCLPCSNSCPAEMYQKAECTLKSDRVCVYNCSSCSSVECFSNCSSLLYNGVAGKKNERFWSMQLPVIVAEVSFAVFLVTVISLTAILYVRYKLRNCNCSAKGSSKSCKGSGVNASYQKDNGKIQPDLDELKIRRAQMFSYEELERATGGFKEESQVGRGSFSCVYKGVLTDGTIVAVKKAIMSSDKQKNLKEFHTELDLLSRLNHAHLLNLLGYCEEGGERLLVYEFMAHGSLHQHLHGKNKALKEQLDWIRRVTIAVQAARGIEYLHGYACPPVIHRDIKSSNILIDEEHNARVADFGLSLLGPADSSSPLAELPAGTLGYLDPEYYRLHYLTTKSDVYSFGVLLLEILSGRKAIDMQYDEGNIVEWAVPLIKTGDLSAILDPVLKPPPDLDALKRIANVACKCVRMRGKERPSMDKVTTALERALAQLMGSPCIEQPILPTEVILGSNRLHKKSSQRSSNRSASETTDVAEAEDQRFEFRAPSWITFPSVTSSQRRKSSVSEADVDGKNLEARNMGNMGSVGDGLKSLEEEIGPASPQENLFLQHNF